From one Gemmatimonadales bacterium genomic stretch:
- a CDS encoding DUF305 domain-containing protein has translation MRSSSVRVLCSIVLCSAFLAPALTAQQADSAGNQGYTAGDTKFMTGMIGHHAQAVLISGWAPTHDASPSIIRLTERIVVGQQDEIQLMETWLQDRGEPVPDPKAHAGMDHSMMHMAGMLNQAQLDSLDAARGPEFDRLFLTYMIQHHKGAIVMVNELFATPGAGQDEPTFRLASNIYADQTTEIARMEKMLAALPAEGTTP, from the coding sequence GTGAGGTCTTCCTCTGTGCGCGTCCTCTGCTCGATTGTCCTCTGCTCGGCGTTTCTCGCCCCGGCGCTGACGGCGCAGCAGGCGGATTCTGCCGGGAACCAGGGGTACACCGCCGGCGACACCAAGTTCATGACGGGGATGATTGGCCACCACGCGCAGGCCGTCCTGATTTCCGGCTGGGCCCCGACCCATGACGCGAGCCCCTCGATCATCCGCCTCACGGAGCGGATCGTGGTCGGCCAGCAGGACGAAATTCAGCTCATGGAGACCTGGCTGCAGGACCGGGGCGAGCCGGTGCCCGATCCGAAGGCGCATGCGGGCATGGACCACTCCATGATGCACATGGCGGGGATGCTGAATCAGGCGCAACTCGACTCCCTCGATGCCGCGCGCGGCCCCGAATTCGACCGGCTCTTCCTGACCTACATGATCCAGCACCACAAGGGCGCCATCGTCATGGTCAACGAGCTCTTCGCGACCCCGGGAGCCGGCCAGGACGAGCCGACCTTCCGGCTGGCCTCGAACATTTACGCCGACCAGACCACCGAGATCGCCCGCATGGAGAAGATGCTGGCGGCCCTCCCGGCCGAGGGCACCACTCCCTGA
- a CDS encoding nuclear transport factor 2 family protein — MERHAEVIGSFYAAFQRRDHAAMGACYAPDATFSDPVFPLLRGAEVRAMWRMLCERGTDLRIEADGIRADATTGAARWEAWYTFSATGRPVHNVVRASFALRNGLIQRHTDAFDLYRWARQALGMKGLLLGWAPPVQRAIRAQAARALETFTIRHGLG, encoded by the coding sequence ATGGAGCGGCATGCCGAGGTGATAGGCTCGTTCTACGCGGCGTTCCAGCGGCGCGACCATGCGGCGATGGGAGCCTGCTACGCGCCGGACGCCACCTTCTCCGATCCGGTCTTCCCCCTGCTGCGGGGCGCGGAGGTCCGGGCGATGTGGCGGATGCTCTGTGAGCGCGGTACCGACCTCCGGATCGAGGCGGACGGTATTCGCGCCGACGCCACCACCGGTGCCGCGCGGTGGGAAGCGTGGTATACCTTTTCGGCGACCGGCCGCCCCGTGCACAACGTCGTGCGGGCGTCGTTCGCCCTCCGCAACGGCCTCATCCAGCGGCACACCGACGCGTTCGACCTCTATCGGTGGGCACGGCAGGCCCTGGGCATGAAGGGGCTGCTGCTCGGGTGGGCACCCCCAGTGCAGCGCGCCATCCGCGCCCAGGCGGCACGCGCGCTCGAGACCTTCACGATTCGACACGGGCTGGGATGA
- a CDS encoding DUF4442 domain-containing protein encodes MPESWRSRLLRCRFNWFPAFRGTGARVTYIADDGYEVRVRLPLSWRTRNYVGTIFGGSLYGAVDPFYMVMLIRLLGPEYIVWDQAATIRFLRPGRSTLHATFRLDPETVASIATEARAAGPITREFEVELLDAEGQVCCACTKTVYVRWMGPEAGARTP; translated from the coding sequence ATGCCCGAGTCCTGGCGCTCCCGACTCCTCCGGTGCCGGTTCAACTGGTTTCCCGCCTTCCGGGGCACGGGCGCCCGAGTCACCTACATCGCCGACGACGGGTATGAGGTCCGGGTCCGGTTGCCACTCTCCTGGCGGACCCGCAACTATGTCGGCACCATCTTCGGTGGCAGCCTCTACGGTGCCGTCGACCCGTTCTACATGGTGATGCTGATCCGGCTGCTGGGGCCCGAATACATCGTGTGGGACCAGGCGGCCACGATCAGGTTTCTGCGGCCGGGGCGTTCGACACTGCACGCCACATTCCGCCTCGACCCCGAGACGGTGGCATCGATCGCGACCGAGGCCCGCGCGGCCGGTCCGATTACGCGCGAATTCGAGGTCGAGCTGCTGGATGCGGAAGGTCAGGTGTGCTGTGCGTGCACCAAGACGGTGTATGTGCGCTGGATGGGTCCTGAGGCGGGAGCGCGAACTCCCTAG
- a CDS encoding M13 family metallopeptidase codes for MRNAFGLTALLTLLGVATATAIPPLLAAQQEALVAGLDTAGMDRSVKPGDNFYEYANGTWLKDTPIPADRSSYGSFGILAAQIDERVAALIQETAKTKAPMGSEAQMVGDYYASFMDVAAIEAAGLTPLRPTLDSIAAIGNRTQLAYFLGTTLRADMDAMNATNLYTGNLFGLWVAQDLDDPTQYTPFLLQGGLGMPDRSYYLDPSTGMAAIRTKYQEYIATILNLAGMSGADAKAAAIMQLETQMAEAHWTREATGDFAKGNNHWTRKEFRTKAPGLDWEIYFAAAGLSKPAVFDVWQPSAFTGLSALTKSVPLDTWKDYLTYHAIQARTAVLPAAFDQASFAFFGTVLSGAQVQRDRWKRAVGATNGALGFAVGKLYTERYFSPEEKARAEAMVANIIAAFGERIDHLDWMAPSTKKEAHAKLAVLKVGVGYPDVWPTYTGLQVIPGDAYGNMERAGVYHLHARLKMLGQPVDRGEWVMTPQTVNAVNMPAMNAMNFPAAILEPPFFDPSRAAIMDYGAMGTVIGHEISHSFDNLGALFDATGRLHNWWTPQDLQHFEASAAQLVAQYDAYRPFPDLAINGKQTLSENIADLAGIAAAYDAYRLSLGGAEAPVVDGFSGDQQFFLSFGQIWRTKYREPALRQRVLTDGHSPGEYRAFTVRNVDAWYPAFDVEPGEALYLAPANRVRIW; via the coding sequence ATGCGCAACGCTTTTGGTCTCACCGCACTGCTGACCCTGCTGGGCGTCGCCACGGCCACCGCGATCCCTCCCTTACTGGCAGCACAGCAGGAGGCGCTGGTCGCCGGCCTCGACACCGCCGGCATGGATCGCTCCGTCAAGCCCGGCGACAACTTCTATGAGTACGCCAACGGCACCTGGCTCAAGGACACCCCGATCCCGGCGGACCGCAGCTCCTACGGGTCCTTTGGGATTCTGGCCGCACAGATCGACGAGCGGGTGGCCGCCCTGATCCAGGAGACCGCAAAGACGAAGGCCCCGATGGGGTCGGAAGCCCAGATGGTCGGGGACTACTACGCGAGCTTTATGGATGTGGCGGCCATCGAGGCCGCGGGCCTGACGCCACTCCGCCCGACCCTCGACTCGATTGCCGCGATCGGCAACCGGACACAGCTGGCGTACTTCCTCGGCACGACGCTCCGTGCCGACATGGACGCCATGAACGCGACGAATCTCTACACCGGCAATCTCTTCGGGCTCTGGGTGGCCCAGGACCTCGACGATCCGACCCAATACACGCCCTTCCTCCTGCAGGGCGGCCTCGGGATGCCGGATCGGAGCTACTACCTCGACCCCTCCACGGGCATGGCCGCCATCCGGACGAAGTACCAGGAGTACATTGCCACGATCCTGAACCTCGCCGGAATGTCCGGCGCCGATGCCAAGGCCGCCGCGATCATGCAGCTCGAAACCCAGATGGCCGAGGCCCACTGGACCCGTGAGGCCACCGGGGACTTCGCCAAGGGAAACAACCACTGGACCCGGAAGGAATTCCGTACCAAGGCGCCGGGCCTCGACTGGGAGATCTACTTCGCGGCGGCGGGGCTCTCGAAGCCGGCGGTCTTTGACGTCTGGCAGCCGAGCGCCTTCACCGGACTCTCGGCCCTGACGAAGAGCGTGCCGCTCGATACCTGGAAGGACTACCTGACCTACCACGCGATCCAGGCCCGCACCGCGGTGCTGCCTGCCGCCTTTGACCAGGCGTCCTTCGCGTTCTTCGGCACGGTGCTGAGCGGTGCACAGGTCCAGCGGGACCGCTGGAAGCGCGCCGTGGGCGCGACGAATGGTGCCCTCGGGTTCGCGGTTGGCAAGCTCTACACCGAGCGCTACTTCTCGCCGGAGGAAAAGGCCCGCGCGGAGGCGATGGTGGCCAACATCATCGCGGCGTTCGGCGAGCGCATCGACCACCTCGACTGGATGGCGCCAAGCACCAAGAAGGAGGCCCATGCGAAGCTCGCCGTGCTGAAGGTTGGCGTCGGGTATCCCGACGTCTGGCCCACCTACACCGGCCTTCAGGTGATTCCGGGCGACGCCTACGGCAACATGGAGCGCGCCGGGGTGTACCACCTGCACGCCCGCCTCAAGATGCTTGGCCAGCCGGTAGACCGGGGCGAGTGGGTCATGACGCCGCAGACGGTCAATGCGGTCAATATGCCAGCCATGAACGCCATGAACTTCCCCGCGGCCATCCTGGAGCCGCCGTTCTTCGACCCGAGCCGCGCCGCGATCATGGACTACGGCGCCATGGGTACGGTCATCGGCCACGAAATCAGCCACAGCTTCGACAACCTCGGCGCGCTCTTCGATGCGACGGGTCGGCTGCACAACTGGTGGACGCCGCAAGACCTGCAGCACTTCGAGGCCTCCGCCGCGCAACTGGTGGCCCAATACGACGCCTACCGACCGTTCCCCGACCTGGCCATCAACGGCAAGCAGACGCTCAGTGAGAACATCGCCGACCTGGCCGGCATCGCCGCGGCCTACGACGCCTACCGCCTGTCGCTCGGGGGTGCCGAGGCGCCGGTGGTCGACGGATTCTCCGGCGACCAGCAGTTCTTCCTGAGCTTCGGCCAGATCTGGCGGACCAAGTATCGCGAGCCGGCGCTGCGGCAGCGGGTCCTGACCGACGGCCACTCGCCGGGTGAGTACCGCGCATTCACCGTCCGAAACGTCGACGCCTGGTATCCCGCGTTCGACGTGGAGCCGGGCGAGGCGCTCTACCTCGCGCCGGCCAACCGGGTGCGGATCTGGTGA
- a CDS encoding NmrA/HSCARG family protein: MSAPKRILITGVTGQQGGAVAAALAGGDFQLQGMTRKPDSPAAQALKAKGVTIVQGDLDDAASLTKALAGAWGVFAVQNTWEAGVEKEEEQGKRVATLAREAGVRHFVYSSVGSAHRATGIPHFDNKWRVEETVRALGFPSHVILRPVFFMENMVSPWFLNGDTIYSALKPDTVLQMIAVKDIGFFGGRAFTDAARLSGRAIDIAGDALTMTQAAAQLGAGLGRAINYVQIPIAEVRKNSEDFALMLEWFERVGYEADIPALEKEFGFTPLTFAAWAKTQRK; encoded by the coding sequence ATGTCTGCTCCGAAGAGAATTCTGATCACCGGCGTCACCGGCCAGCAGGGCGGCGCCGTCGCCGCCGCCCTCGCCGGCGGCGACTTCCAGTTGCAGGGCATGACCCGCAAGCCCGACAGCCCCGCCGCGCAGGCCTTGAAGGCGAAAGGCGTCACGATCGTCCAGGGCGACCTCGACGACGCCGCGTCGCTGACGAAGGCGCTGGCGGGGGCGTGGGGGGTATTTGCGGTGCAGAACACGTGGGAAGCGGGGGTGGAGAAGGAAGAGGAGCAGGGGAAGCGGGTCGCCACCCTGGCCCGGGAGGCTGGCGTCCGGCACTTTGTGTACAGTTCCGTCGGATCGGCCCACCGCGCCACCGGCATCCCGCATTTCGACAACAAGTGGCGGGTCGAGGAGACGGTGCGCGCGCTCGGGTTCCCGAGTCACGTGATCCTCCGGCCGGTCTTCTTCATGGAGAACATGGTCAGCCCCTGGTTCCTGAACGGCGACACGATCTACTCCGCGCTCAAGCCGGACACGGTCCTCCAGATGATCGCGGTGAAGGACATCGGGTTCTTCGGTGGCCGCGCCTTCACCGACGCCGCGCGTCTCAGCGGCCGCGCCATCGACATCGCCGGTGACGCGCTGACCATGACCCAGGCGGCGGCACAACTCGGCGCCGGCCTCGGGCGCGCCATCAACTACGTGCAGATTCCGATCGCCGAGGTCCGGAAGAACAGCGAAGATTTCGCGCTGATGCTGGAGTGGTTCGAGCGGGTCGGGTACGAGGCAGACATTCCGGCGCTGGAAAAGGAGTTCGGATTCACGCCGCTCACCTTCGCCGCGTGGGCAAAGACGCAACGCAAGTAG
- a CDS encoding cis-3-hydroxy-L-proline dehydratase: MMRITAIRAYQIDLPLLEGSYKWSGGNSVSVFDSTVVEVVTDTGLSGWGEVCPLGPAYLPAYARGARTGIAELAPHLIGMDPLALGEVNRRMDAAMRGHPYVKSPIDVACWDLLGQAAGLPVATLMGGHVGERFALYRAISQESPEAMAGRIAQYRAEGYRKFQLKVGGDPDTDIDRIRAAAAKMQRGDVLIADANTGWTQHAAVRVADAVRDVDVYIEQPCYSYQECLAVRRHTNRPFVLDEVIDGLDAVVQGIADQAMDVINLKISKVGGLTRARQIRDLCVSLGIAMTIEDTWGGDITTAAIAHLAHSTPERFLFTATDFNSYGSVSFADGAPQRVDGFLAASREPGLGVRPRLDVLGKPVLEITGS, translated from the coding sequence ATGATGCGCATCACGGCCATTCGCGCCTACCAGATCGACCTCCCCCTCCTCGAGGGGAGCTACAAGTGGTCGGGCGGCAACTCCGTGTCGGTCTTCGATTCGACGGTGGTCGAGGTGGTGACCGACACCGGCCTCTCAGGCTGGGGCGAGGTCTGCCCGCTCGGCCCCGCCTACCTGCCGGCCTATGCGCGCGGGGCACGTACCGGCATCGCCGAACTTGCTCCCCACCTGATCGGGATGGACCCGCTGGCGCTGGGAGAGGTAAACCGCCGGATGGACGCCGCCATGCGCGGGCACCCCTACGTGAAGTCGCCCATCGACGTGGCGTGCTGGGACCTGCTGGGCCAGGCGGCCGGGCTGCCGGTCGCAACGCTGATGGGCGGCCATGTGGGTGAGCGGTTTGCGCTGTACCGGGCCATCTCGCAGGAATCACCCGAGGCGATGGCGGGCCGGATCGCCCAGTACCGCGCCGAGGGGTATCGCAAGTTCCAGCTGAAGGTCGGCGGCGACCCCGACACCGACATCGACCGGATTCGCGCTGCCGCCGCGAAAATGCAGCGGGGCGACGTACTCATCGCCGACGCGAACACGGGCTGGACCCAGCACGCCGCCGTCCGCGTGGCCGACGCCGTGCGCGACGTCGACGTCTACATCGAGCAGCCCTGCTACAGCTACCAGGAGTGCCTCGCCGTCCGGCGGCACACCAACCGCCCCTTCGTGCTGGACGAGGTGATCGACGGCCTCGACGCGGTGGTACAGGGCATCGCCGACCAGGCCATGGATGTCATCAACCTCAAAATCTCGAAGGTGGGTGGCCTCACCCGTGCCCGGCAGATTCGCGACCTCTGCGTGTCGCTCGGGATCGCAATGACCATCGAAGACACCTGGGGCGGTGACATCACCACCGCGGCCATCGCGCACCTGGCGCACAGCACCCCCGAACGGTTCCTGTTCACCGCCACCGACTTCAACTCGTACGGGTCGGTCAGCTTCGCCGACGGTGCGCCCCAACGGGTCGACGGCTTCCTGGCCGCCTCCCGCGAGCCGGGGCTGGGCGTGCGCCCCCGCCTCGATGTCCTCGGCAAGCCGGTGCTGGAGATCACGGGCTCGTGA
- a CDS encoding DUF1697 domain-containing protein, translating into MALLRAINVGGHVVKMDRLRTLFASMDLADVTTLIASGNVLFSSRARNQAQLERRIEIHLRDALGYDVATFLRSAQDLADIVVYDPFPAAGPLTAGQALSVLFLKAPLAAPARDALLNLHTPTDEFHVRGREAYWLRHGRISDSKVTGAKLERAVGGPVTARNITTVRKLAEAAS; encoded by the coding sequence GTGGCGCTGCTCCGCGCCATCAACGTCGGTGGTCACGTCGTGAAGATGGACCGCCTCCGGACCCTCTTCGCATCGATGGACCTTGCCGACGTCACGACCCTCATCGCGAGCGGGAACGTCCTCTTCTCCTCGCGGGCCAGAAACCAGGCCCAGCTCGAGCGCCGGATCGAGATCCACCTCCGCGACGCCCTTGGCTATGACGTCGCGACTTTCCTCCGCTCCGCCCAGGACCTCGCCGACATCGTGGTCTATGACCCGTTCCCGGCGGCCGGCCCGCTGACAGCCGGCCAGGCGCTCTCGGTCCTCTTCCTGAAGGCGCCACTCGCGGCGCCCGCCAGGGACGCACTCCTCAACCTGCACACCCCCACCGACGAGTTCCATGTGCGTGGCCGCGAGGCCTACTGGCTCCGTCACGGGCGAATCAGCGACTCGAAGGTGACGGGGGCAAAGCTCGAGCGGGCAGTGGGTGGGCCCGTCACGGCGCGCAACATCACCACCGTGCGCAAACTTGCCGAGGCCGCCTCATGA